From the Planktothricoides raciborskii GIHE-MW2 genome, the window TAAATGCTCTAAATCGAGAGATTCTAGGTTTTTTGCCTTCAACAGTTTAAGGGTTTGCTCTAACCATTGCTCATTATCCGTCTCATAAAGAGAACTCAATTCGCTGATTTTAATCATTGCCTGATTCCAATTACTGACTCGTTACGCACTGATAACATGGTTATCGGTGATATATTTTATCAAAATTTCTCATGCCAACCGTCATCCGCTGCCCATCCCTTCAATGGCATGAGGGCGAAGCATTCGGATCGTAAGTTGCTGATTTATCCCATAAATTGTCTGTCCGAATGCTTCGCCCCTACGAAAATACATCCTAATCCGTGGCATGAGGGCGAAGCATTCGGATCGTAAGTTGCTGATTTATCCCATAGATTGTCTGTCCGAATGCTTCGCCCCTACGAAAATACATCCTATCCGCCGCCCATCCATATCCGTTGCCACCCTGTAAAATAATTCAGGCTAATGAAAACACAGGCTATCTGAATTATGTGGATTTCTATCAAGTGGTTACGGGAACTGGTGGATATTAACCAATCCCCAGAAGAATTAGCGGAAACCCTGACAATGGCGGGGTTTGAGGTGGAAGAAATCGAAAATCGTGCATCCTGGGCTGATGGGGTAGTGGTGGGAAAGGTGCTGAAACGCGATCGCCACCCAGACGCCGATAAACTCAGTGTTTGCACCGTAGACGTTGGGGCAGAGGAACCGTTAAATATTGTCTGCGGAGCACAGAATGTCCGGGCAGATATTTATGTCCCGGTGGCAACAGTGGGCACCTATTTGCCGAAAGTGAATCTAACCATCAAACCAGCCAAACTCCGGGGTGTGCCTTCGTCCGGGATGATTTGTTCTTTGGCGGAATTGGGTTTAGCCAAAGAGTCGGAAGGGATTCATATTTTTTCTGGGGATAACCTGCAAGTAGGCAGTGACGCCCGTCCGTTGTTAGGACTCGATGATGTGCTGCTGGACTTGACCGCCACCGCAAACCGGGCGGATGCCTTGAGTATGGTTGGGGTAGCGCGGGAAGTGGCCGCCCTGACCGGGGCAACGGTGCGCTTGCCAAAAGCGAAAACCGTTTCAGTGGTGAAACCCGCAGGGCCAAGTCTGAAGCTGAATATCCAAGAATCTCAAGGCTGTCCCGCGTATATTGGCACTTTGATTTCTGGGGTAAAAATTGGCCCGTCTCCCGCTTGGTTGCAGCAACGGCTGGAAGGGTCGCGCATTCGCCCGATTAATAATGTGGTGGATGTGACTAATTATGTGTTGCTGGAATGGGGACAACCCCTTCATGCTTTTGATGCGGATAAGTTGAAAGCGGTGGCAGGAGGCGATCGCCTTACGGTGGGGGTGCGTTTTGCCCAACCAGGGGAAACTATGAAAACCTTGGATAGCCAAAATCGCCAACTCCAAGCAGAAACTTTATTAATTACCGCCAACGATCGCCCCGTAGCCCTCGGTGGGGTGATGGGGGGAGAGTCCACGGAAGTGGATGGGGAAACCCAGAATATTCTATTAGAAGCGGCGCTATTTGATTCGGCCACAATTCGCAGATCCGCGCGATCGCAGGGACTCCGCAGCGAATCTTCCAATCGCTATGAACGGGGAGTTAACCAAGCGGGTGTAGAGGAAGCTTGCCGACGCGCGATCGCCCTGATTCTGGAATTAGCTGGGGGCGAGGCAATGGGTCAGGAGATGGTGGATAAGCGAACGGGCTTAACCCCTCAACCCATTGATTTACGGCTTGACCGTGTGAATCAAGTATTAGGCCCAACCAAAGCAGAATTGAACGCATTAAAAGGCACCGGCAGCCTCCAACCGAATGACATTGAACGCATTCTCAACGCTTTGGGCTGTCAAATTTCTCCTACCAAGCAAAAGAATGTGTGGAGTGTCACCGTACCTCCCTATCGGGCAAAAGATTTAGAACGGGAAATTGACCTAATCGAGGAAATTGCCCGATTATACGGTTACGATAACTTCTGCGAAACTTTGCCCAGCAAAACCGCAGCCGGTGGTTTGTCCGTGGAACAGCAAACCCTGCGGAATTTACGGGCAGCTTTTCGCGGCGCCGGGTTAACAGAATTGATGCATTATTCTTTGGTGAAACCAGGGGAAACCAATCAAATAGAATTAGCTAATCCTTTGTTTGCCGAATATTCCGCCCTGCGGACGCAAATGTTGTCCGGTTTAATTGATGCTTTCCAACAAAATCAAGACCAAGGTAATGGGGCACTAAACGGTTTTGAAATTGGTCAGATTTTCTGGAAAGAAGGGGAAGCCCTGAAGGAAAAAGAGGCGATCGCGGGTATCATGGGCGGCGATCCAACAGTCAATCGTTGGGTACGCAGTGGCAAAGAACAACGGATCACCTGGTATGAAGCCAAAGGATTACTAGATAGTATCTTTGAACGAATGGGAATTGGGGTGGAATATCGCCCCTGGGGTAAAGAAATCGCCAAGGGTCAAAGTGATGGAGAAGCTACGGCATTATGCGCTGAATTTGCCAGTGCCACATTGCATCCCGGACGCACTGCTTCCTTATGGTTATGGGGCAAATGTTTGGGAGTTTTTGGTCAATTGCATCCCCAATTACGCCAACAACGGGAATTAATTGATGAGGTCTATATCTTCCAATTAGACTTAGGATTATTGGTGCAAGCAGCCAGCAAAAATACCATTCAAAAATTTGCTGCTTATTCCACTTTCCCCGCTTCTGACCGCGATTTAGCCTTCTTCTCTCCGGTGGATTTGTCCGTGGCAGACCTGCAAAAGGTGATGTTAAAAGCCGGGGGCAAATTGTTAGAATCGGTGCAATTATTTGATGAGTATCAAGGCAAAAATGTGCCGGAAGGACAGCGGAGTTTAGCATTTCGTTTAGTCTATCGGGTGGGCGATCGTACCCTCACCGACCAAGACATCGAACCTATTCATAATAAAGTCCGCGATGCTTTGGTGAAACAATTTAACTTAACCCTGAGAAGTTAGCATAAAAGAAACCCGTTTTCTTGAAGAAACCGGGTTTCTGGAACGTTCTGTAACAACATTTTTATTTTAGGCAGGTGAGATGATGACTCTTCAAGAAATTATTGATTCCCTGGACAGTTTATCTGTTGAAGAACAGGATTATTTAGTTGAGTTAATTCGGCAGCGACACGAACAAAAGCCTGGTGCGGATTTTTGGGAAGGTTTCCAAAAATTTAGAGCCACTATTGAAAAGGAAGGAATCATCTTTG encodes:
- the pheT gene encoding phenylalanine--tRNA ligase subunit beta: MWISIKWLRELVDINQSPEELAETLTMAGFEVEEIENRASWADGVVVGKVLKRDRHPDADKLSVCTVDVGAEEPLNIVCGAQNVRADIYVPVATVGTYLPKVNLTIKPAKLRGVPSSGMICSLAELGLAKESEGIHIFSGDNLQVGSDARPLLGLDDVLLDLTATANRADALSMVGVAREVAALTGATVRLPKAKTVSVVKPAGPSLKLNIQESQGCPAYIGTLISGVKIGPSPAWLQQRLEGSRIRPINNVVDVTNYVLLEWGQPLHAFDADKLKAVAGGDRLTVGVRFAQPGETMKTLDSQNRQLQAETLLITANDRPVALGGVMGGESTEVDGETQNILLEAALFDSATIRRSARSQGLRSESSNRYERGVNQAGVEEACRRAIALILELAGGEAMGQEMVDKRTGLTPQPIDLRLDRVNQVLGPTKAELNALKGTGSLQPNDIERILNALGCQISPTKQKNVWSVTVPPYRAKDLEREIDLIEEIARLYGYDNFCETLPSKTAAGGLSVEQQTLRNLRAAFRGAGLTELMHYSLVKPGETNQIELANPLFAEYSALRTQMLSGLIDAFQQNQDQGNGALNGFEIGQIFWKEGEALKEKEAIAGIMGGDPTVNRWVRSGKEQRITWYEAKGLLDSIFERMGIGVEYRPWGKEIAKGQSDGEATALCAEFASATLHPGRTASLWLWGKCLGVFGQLHPQLRQQRELIDEVYIFQLDLGLLVQAASKNTIQKFAAYSTFPASDRDLAFFSPVDLSVADLQKVMLKAGGKLLESVQLFDEYQGKNVPEGQRSLAFRLVYRVGDRTLTDQDIEPIHNKVRDALVKQFNLTLRS